A region of Myxococcaceae bacterium DNA encodes the following proteins:
- a CDS encoding AAA family ATPase encodes MKRLPDNTADFPKLIKNNCVYVDKTEQLYHLLTGSGDNFFLSRPRRFGKTLLISTLEQIFLGRRELFEGLWISQSDYTWPKHPVLRISLVEMGVSSPEEFEDRLVRHLKKKAAEAGVHLERNLSSAECLAALVEGLAKQNSVVLLIDEYDAPILAHIENPLLAEAIRAVLKSFYGVIKALDSHLRFVFLTGVTKFNKTSIFSGLNNLLDLTLDDRSATLLGLTLEELQNFFADHIRKAIDQGTLSRVDFMQSMQDWYNGYRFSPYLPTRVYNPCSVIRCLLSGRFENHWSQTGTPSFLVKLVQEKNYPILDLENLVLSDEDLGTFDLDRVQLPALLFQTGCLTIQDYDPETALYTLRFPNQEVTQSMMRILAPLFTSPIEKATCRMR; translated from the coding sequence ATGAAGCGCCTTCCAGATAATACGGCTGATTTCCCAAAGCTTATTAAAAACAATTGCGTTTATGTTGATAAAACCGAGCAGCTTTATCATCTCCTAACCGGTTCAGGGGACAATTTCTTTCTCTCAAGACCCAGGCGTTTTGGAAAAACCTTGCTCATTTCGACCCTGGAACAAATTTTTTTAGGTCGTCGAGAGCTCTTTGAGGGTTTATGGATTAGTCAAAGCGATTATACTTGGCCGAAACATCCTGTCCTGCGCATCAGCCTGGTTGAAATGGGCGTGAGTTCCCCAGAAGAGTTTGAAGATCGTTTGGTTCGCCATTTGAAGAAAAAAGCGGCCGAAGCTGGGGTCCATTTGGAGAGGAATCTAAGCTCTGCGGAATGTCTCGCGGCTTTGGTAGAAGGCCTTGCCAAGCAAAATTCTGTGGTGTTGTTGATTGATGAATACGATGCACCCATACTTGCGCATATCGAGAATCCGCTCCTTGCTGAGGCCATACGAGCGGTTCTGAAGTCTTTCTACGGAGTCATTAAAGCCCTGGACAGTCATTTGCGCTTCGTTTTTCTCACCGGTGTTACTAAGTTCAATAAAACGTCTATTTTTTCGGGGCTTAATAATCTGTTGGATTTGACTCTGGACGACCGATCCGCCACTTTACTAGGTCTTACCCTGGAGGAGCTGCAAAACTTTTTCGCCGATCACATCCGCAAAGCGATCGATCAAGGCACTCTCTCAAGAGTCGATTTTATGCAATCGATGCAAGATTGGTACAATGGATATCGCTTTTCGCCTTATCTTCCAACTCGCGTCTATAATCCTTGTTCCGTGATTCGTTGTTTGCTCTCAGGGCGCTTTGAAAACCATTGGTCACAAACTGGGACTCCGAGTTTTCTGGTGAAGCTGGTTCAGGAGAAGAACTATCCTATTCTAGACTTAGAAAATTTAGTTTTATCAGACGAAGATCTGGGCACTTTTGACCTTGATCGAGTTCAACTACCCGCCTTGTTGTTTCAGACTGGTTGTTTGACGATCCAAGATTACGATCCAGAGACAGCTCTCTATACTCTCAGGTTTCCTAACCAAGAAGTCACTCAGTCCATGATGCGTATCTTAGCGCCTTTATTCACTTCCCCGATCGAAAAAGCGACCTGCAGGATGAGGTGA
- a CDS encoding nucleotidyl transferase AbiEii/AbiGii toxin family protein: MNTALQNLVQRYSLVSETDYRNALKEIIQEIALLGLWRAKFFEHAAFYGGTALRILYGLDRFSEDLDFSLLKKDPSFSFKRYEKALSTELQSFGLNVSINQKVKTKESAILSAFLKTNTSEHVLQIGLNKPFHHLDSLVVKLEIDTDPPPDFETDSQYVLKPLQFGVRVYSEPCLFAGKLHAVLCRSWKKRVKGRDWYDMLWFIGRGIPVHLKHLEARLRQSGHYQEQECLNADKLLKRLLERIDQTDLIEAKKDLSPFLRNSSVLDIWSPEFFKAAVQQLLFTETL; this comes from the coding sequence ATGAACACCGCATTACAAAATCTAGTCCAGCGCTATTCACTCGTCTCCGAAACCGATTACCGCAACGCCCTTAAGGAAATTATCCAAGAGATTGCTTTATTGGGGTTATGGCGAGCAAAATTTTTCGAGCATGCCGCTTTTTATGGTGGCACTGCCTTGCGAATCCTATACGGCCTGGACCGATTCAGCGAAGATCTGGACTTCTCACTCTTGAAAAAAGACCCTTCTTTTTCATTTAAGCGCTACGAAAAGGCACTCAGCACAGAATTACAGAGCTTCGGGTTAAACGTATCGATCAATCAAAAGGTAAAAACAAAAGAATCGGCTATTCTGTCTGCTTTTCTGAAAACGAATACCTCTGAACACGTTCTGCAGATTGGACTCAACAAACCCTTTCATCACCTAGACAGTTTAGTCGTGAAATTAGAGATCGATACCGATCCGCCTCCTGATTTTGAGACAGACTCCCAGTATGTTCTAAAGCCACTCCAGTTTGGCGTTCGTGTCTATTCGGAGCCCTGCCTTTTTGCTGGAAAGCTGCATGCCGTGCTGTGCCGGTCTTGGAAGAAGCGCGTCAAAGGACGTGATTGGTATGATATGCTTTGGTTCATCGGCCGCGGAATTCCCGTTCATTTGAAGCACCTGGAAGCTCGGCTACGACAAAGCGGACACTATCAAGAACAAGAGTGCTTAAACGCCGATAAGCTTCTGAAAAGACTCCTGGAACGCATTGACCAAACCGATCTCATCGAAGCCAAGAAAGATCTTTCTCCATTTTTACGAAATTCCTCCGTTCTGGATATCTGGTCTCCTGAGTTCTTTAAAGCCGCTGTCCAGCAACTGCTCTTTACCGAAACGCTCTAG